GATCACAGGTCTTTAAGTCGAGTGTCACACTATAGTTAGCTTTAAATGGGGACCGATCTAAAGGTAAACCTTTGCAATTATGATTATAGTCTGACAACAATCATAATTACAGCCAGTACTCAGAATCTTAGCAGAATAAAATcagtattttctgttttttttttgttttttttaaatgctgtgtGCTCTTGAAGATCTGCATCAGTTTTTagtttcaggttttttttaaattattaaaatccTTCTTTATTAGTGATCTGCATGTAGTGGACACAAACTCTGTTGTTTGCCCTGTTCAGCAGCCTGTATAAGAATATATTggtttaatgtttgttttctatGCCGCCAGACCAGGGAGAACTTTCTGCCGGTCCATAAAAGCTTGGCTTCCCCCTGGGAGATAAATAAGGTCATAAATAATTGCTTCATTGGATTATCATTCACTAAAGCGAAATTCATACAATCATATTTTCCATCTCCTGGCCTGGCGAAAGGTTGTGACTCAACACATGAGGAGGCAGAATAAAAATGGACCAGTGGATTGTGATATGACCCATTTAGATGTTTCTATGTGAGAAGGCAATGGTTCTGAGAAACATCCACACCAGCAGGCCACTGTAACCTGGAACCTTTTGTTGTTTAACTCTGTAGGACAGTTGTGAGGGACACAAACATCCCTAAATAAGTCCCATAAATCAGGTGTATTAAAACTGTGACACCCATTCATGTTACCTGAGCCCTTCAGCTCTATGGCGTCGGACACGTTGGGAtgaagaaaacatcatttttatgCAGGTCTCGTTATATTAGTCCCAGAATAAATAATATTGACGACGGATGCGACACCATTCGGTTTCACGCCCTGCAAATTTTGTGTCTGGAATGCTCGTAAAGTTCTGGTCGCCGCGTCCGAACCTGCAGGCGTTCGAGTTAATGATGTACGTCAGGAGGACGCTGCTACATTTTAATGTTCAGCTACGGAAATCCGCTCATTAACCATCTGCAAAGGGTTTTCAGGGCGTGCAGAGCTCGCTGAAGAGCAACGGAACACAATCGTCCCCACACCTTCAAACGTGCCCGGTTGGCATTTCATCGCAGACCGCTTACAAAATTCCAAAATTctcatattttttcttcttgtgaggacatttttcgTGGTTCTCACAACTACAGGAGGGCTCAGAAATGGTTTAAAGCTTGTTAGAACCCCGTAGGTTCAGATTCGGaggttagttgtgatggttagaGTAAGGAGCTGGGTataaaagtccccacaaagatagaaatactaATATGTTTTGCTGATGTGCATGCGCAAGCATGTGTACATGCATGTATGTGCCGCTTGTGATCTTTTTTATCTGTGTGGCAAGGTCAGACCTGCACAGCAGCAAGTTTTTACACGCAGTCATGGATTTACCGCCATAATGCCAAAGTATAAATGGCAGCACATAACATTTAATGATCCTGATAAGAGATCAACTGATGTTCCAGCTATCTCGTTGTGCAGAGGTGCTGAGGGTTGCTCAAGTATATCGTGACGCGGATCTTCATTCGTCCGTGCACTGTGCTGCGAAAAGGCCTTAAAATAGCAGGAATACACGTGGAAACATGACGGGGATTTCAATTATTAGACAACACTTACGCCCAGATGTTTATCGTGGTTGATGATTCACCCATTTTTGAGGAAGTTTCTTCAAAAATACCACCATTCCCTGCGTGGGGGGCGTTCATCCTCCTGTAAATAACAAAATTGCACCTGATCCACAGCATGTTCTCCCATCCCAGCTTTCTAGAATCCCCAAATCAGCCGAATTTCTCCTCTTATCACCTGTTGTCCGACTCCTTTGGCAgccctgaccaaaagtgacgtcaACAAAAGGCCTCCTCGTCAGGACAATCAAACCATTTGTGACATTATTACACTTTTTCTCCTGGTGAACTCCCACAGGGCGATACGTAACCAGCCGGTTAACTAATGATAAGAGGCTGTAGAAAGGGCAGAGTGTGTTTTGCTGCGCTTGGATTTACAACAGCATTTGACAGCTGAGTTTGGGAGCAGCCAAAATGAGTAAGCTTTTAGCTCTTTGTTGCCTGAATTACCCCGTATGTGTTAATTTATTTACTGGCTGTTTACAGTTGCGTTCTGCTCTCTTCGCACCGTTGTTTGTTCACCTGACGGGCTGCTGCGTTGTTGTCAACCGCGCTTGTGTTTTGTCGTTTTATTCCAGCAGAGCAAAGTGGCGTCAGCCTCAAAAACGTCACCTATGCCGGGAAAAATGGTGCCATAAACGAGGGCTTTGAAATAGAGGTAGGCGTTGGGATTGGACACATTGCTTTAGGACAGAGGGAactattttgttgttgttgttgtttaaaatGAGTGCCTTTGCTTTCCCAGGAAGATGTTTTTTATCACAGCATTGTGGAAAATGAGCCTGAAACGGCCACAAACCGCCTGGGATCGTACTTGAGGTGGGATGGAAGTTCATTTGAGTATTAGAACCTCAGAATATTAACCCTCTATGATGTTTCATGCGTTAAcaacgtatacacacacacatctgcatatATTCATGGGTTTTGATGTTTCAAAGTGgggtttgttttacatttaattccATTTTCTCATCAGGCAGGTCGCCAGACCGTTTAATGCCGCTGAGGACTTCATGAAGACCCATTCGTCTACCTTCAAATGCATATTGTTGGTGGTGTTTGGTTTAggtaaagctaaaaaaaagaacctcTGTACTCTCAATGTTGCCGCATCCTCTCACGGATTGGGCCCGTCTCCTCCGCCAGGTTACGTGGCGTACTTCGTTGCGGCCTGCGTACTGGACTTTCAGAGGGCCACTGCTCTTGTGGTTCTGACGGTTTTGGCCGTGGTGGCCAAATCTTACGAGCTTTTGAAGGAGCACAAAGGAGAAAGCATCAGCCGGTGTTTCCGACCGGCCGTGAGATGCTTCAAGTCCAACCTGAAGTGGCTGAAATGGTgagttgggtttgtttttaaatgtatttccaTCCCAGAGTCCAGTTCCCCGGCGCCATAACGACCCGCGGGCGTCTGGTGGGTCTCTGCAGGGTTTTCATCGTGGTTGTTCTTGTCCTCTTCGTGACCTGGCTCGTCTTAGACACCAGCAAGCGTCCCCAGCAGCTCATCTCGTTCGGAGGCGTCTGCGtgttcatcctgctgctgttccttcTGTCGGTGCACAGGTCGGCGGTGAGTTTTGCCCTTTCGAAACAGGTGGGGAGTTGTTATCATGGCACATTATCTGTGGCTGGGATATCACTGCCCTTGTGCCCCTGTCATCTTCTCTATTATCATTGGACTTAGCGGCACTGCTTCCTTGTCATAGCGACTATTTGCTTATCAGTGtaattctgtgtttgtttgtttctgctgtgtttggtaGGTGTCATGGAGGACTGTGTTTTGGGGTCTGGGGTTGCAGTTCTGTATCGGGATCTTTGTTATCAGGACACAACCTGGACTTGTAGCTTTTGAATGGCTTGGACATCAGGTCAAGGTATTTGGGACGAACCAACAAATGACTGAATGAACGAATGAGcgaacgaatgaatgaatgaatgcttTATCTTATCCGTCCTCGACGCACTTTTAATTATTTGCCAATTTGGCAGCAGATAGAGTGGAATTGATCTTTAAACTCAGATGACTGTTAGCTTCCGCCCACTTTGGTTCTGTTACAGCTTTAATAAAGGATAATAAAGGAGCACCTTCTGTTACTCCAGCTGGACCTGAGCCTTGTCCATTTTAAGCCTTCAAAAACTCTCAGAAACCACATATTAGCATAAGCAAATGCTACTAAAAGGAGTGTAAGATCAAATGAACTGGTATTGATTACCTGACAGATTAATAACCAATCCAAATAGCCCCGTTTAACTGGAAGTACAGGCTGCAATGTTGCTTATCTGAAAAGCACAGCATGTTTTAACGTAGTCTTATCTCAGGAGCTACTTTTTTATGCTATTCCAGCTTATTCCTCAGCAATGACAGGGTTGGTTTAGTACAATGTGTGCACAAGCATGTGGCCTTTGAGTCACTTTTTAGCTGCAGCGTGACCTTCTGTCGCCTCAAAGTTGCAGTTTCGGTCCTGAGCTTgtgaattaaaaacaaagaaatgatcCTCTTTGTGCCTCACCAACAGGTGTTCCTCGACTATACCAAAGAAGGGTCATCCTTCGTGTTCGGGAACCTGATTGACAACATTTTTGCCTTTCAAGTAAGTTGATTCACCTTAAACCGCTTAAGATCGGCGCCACTGGACGCACGTGACGAGTGTTGCCTCCTTCCTCAGGCTCTGCCCATTGTGGTGTTCTTCAGCAGCATCATGTCGGTCCTTTACTTTTTGGGAATAATGCAGTGGCTCATTCTGAAGGTTGGAACGTGCGCCGCACAGCATCGCAGGCTCTCGTGACCCTCCCGGCGTGACGAAGGgccgtgtgtttttgtgtgcagatCTCTTGGCTGATGCAGATAACAATGGGAACCTCTCCCACAGAGACCTTGAGCGTAGCAGGCAATATATTTGTCGGGCAGGTACTTTGACGCCCGCCTGAGAGCGGTGTTGCTCAGAAACATCAGGTCTTTGCGCTctttaattctctttttttcccctcatcagACTGAGGCCCCGCTACTGATTCGCCCGTATTTGAAGGACATGACCAAATCTGAGATTCACGCTGTGATGACCGGTGGTTTTGCCACCATTGCGGGCAGCGTCATGGGGGCGTTCATCTCATTTGGGGTGAGATGAAGCTGATGCAGAAGTCTATTTAAGATAATTGGTCCCATTAATTAATAATGGATCATGCCCAGGGTCATTGTTATGGGTTAGCGTTAGCTAGCCCGCTTAGCTAATGTtgtcttaaaaagaaaaatcacaaaatATTGGCtgattttgttgtattttgcaGATCGATGCTTCTTCTCTGATCGCAGCGTCAGTGATGGCTGCTCCTTGTGCCTTGGCCATTTCTAAACTTTCCTacccagagacagaagagagtcCCTTCAAGTCAAAAAAGAATGTTGAAGTGTCCTGCGGGTGTGTAAGCACGAGCATATCACCTATTTATTCGGTGACATTTCATATTTTCCCAATCCTGTGAATGCAGCTAGTATTTTAAACTCCTCAGAGATGAACAGAACATCCTGGAGGCTGCCAGTAGTGGAGCGTCCGCTTCTATAGCCCTTGTGGCTAACATTGCAGCCAATCTAATCGCCTTTCTCGCCATCCTTGGGTTCATTAATCAAGCTTTGAGCTGGATGGGAGATATGGTGGGGTACCCCTCGCTCACATTTCAGGTAACTTTTACCAATACCGCCATCATTTTATGGGACGTTTCATCTTAATCTTGCAACCAAATATCTTTTCTAAGTGCTGCCCAAGCTAATTGTCGAGGCTCAAGTTGATCTCAACCACGATTTAGCGTGCCTCTCTTTGTCCAGTTGATCTGCTCTTACGTGTTCATGCCGGTGGCCTTCCTGATGGGGATCCCCTATGAAGAAAGCTTCACCGTGGCTGAACTCATCGGCACAAAGCTCTTCCTCAACGAGTTCGTTGCATATCAGAAACTATCCATCCTGAAGACCAACAGGCTGAACGGGCTCGAGGAGCTCATCGGTGGCGAACGACAGTGGATATCAGTGTGTAGACCTTCACCTAAACCTGATCTTGCACGACACCGTGGACGAACTTTAACAATGTTTTTCTGATGGCAGATCAGATCAGAAACGATCACCACTTATGCTCTTTGTGGATTTGCTAACTTCAGCTCATTGGGCATCGTGATTGGAGGCCTGTGTGAGTATTTGTCTTATATTTAAACCATCTCTCAACAATCTGATGCAAAtatcctcttctttttcctctcaaaGCCTCTATATGTCCCTCCAGACGAGGAGATGTATCATCTCTGGTGCTGAGGGCCATGGTCACCGGCACGTGTGTGTCTCTCATCAACGCCTGCGTTGCTGGTAAACAGACTTTAAACCAAGAAGCGCAATTAGCTTTTATGGTGGCTAATTCACCGCTATCGCTTTGATCATCAGGAATCCTGTTTGTGCCTTCGCCGGACTGCGTGACGTTCTTCGAGACGTCCGCTTTTGATGCCGCAGACGCCACCGTGCAAAGTTGCTGCAACGACCTTTTCGAAAGGTGAGAGAGGCGGAATGTAACAAAATACACGGAATGAAAGTACACCTCTAAAGCTACTTGAGTATTGCcacttttaaaaagtaaaaaaaaaaaaattaagactGGGAGCTAACTAAAAAGACCTCAAAGGTTTTCATGAGAATTGAAGGAAAGATTCATGATTTAATAGTAATAGCCTCCACTCCAGGCAGAATTACAGTGCTTGTAAAACAATaagaagaaaacatcaatgACAAACTCTGAAATATGCAATGAATATGGGACCTAatctttttactgtttttgctgcagcacTATAAACAACGGGACCATCGTATTCGAAGGACTGTGGAGCACAGTAGCCAACGCCACCGTCTTCCTCTCAAGCTGTTGTCAGTGTTGtggcctctctgctgcagatgtttgcacCTAGAATTCCCACCAGTCAGTATTTATTGTTGATGTGTCTCTTTATCTTTGTATATTTTTATCAGAGCTGGTGTAAAAATGTGAAACCGAGATGTGCCCACGTTCAGAATGAAAGTGAATTTCATGTATCATATTGTAAATTGATTCAGATAAGTTAAAAGCAAGAGTTGGAGGATAGATTCGGGCGGCGCTGTAGCCGTTTAAGATGAACCGCTGTTGTATTTAATTGGTAATAAAACTTTGTGAACCACGAATGAtgttttatattcattttattttttttaaaaagtggattTGATGTGACATAAAGACTGCACAGATCATAAACGCTCATTTATTCCTTCTCATTCGCTTACATTCGCGCACATTTCGAAAATCTTCATAACGTTCCAACCATTGAGCGCTTTGACTCCACGTAAatgcagatgtttgttttcatggtgTCATTGTTGGGAACCAAGATCTGCTCTGTGATGCAGTTCTAGCTGCTGATAACGGCCATGCAATTAAAACCAATGACTTGATATTCAAACATTCCCAATCTCGTTATAGCCCCTGACAAGAATCGGACAGGTTACCTTTACTCTATTCTTTATTCGAGTACAAGCTGTCTGTAAAAAAAGTTGAAGAAATAGAGCAGAAGAGGTCGAAGATTGGTCGTGTTTCCGCTAACACTTAAAAATCCTCAGAATCTGATTGGATGGgatgtgaaaccaaatcaaaatcCATGCGAGCGGCCTCAAACGGACGCGCTTTTATCTCGAAAAATTCCTCGTGCGGGCTGAGCTGAGTCTCTGGAGCTCACCTGTGAGCGGACGCACACCAACGGATAAAACAGTCAAAAAAGCTCTGCGCAGCCTCGACGGCGTTGCCAAATTATGCGCGGATGCTGTAAAGggaaatgtgcacacacacacgtgtctcaAGCTGCGTGAAGACGACCTGCAAGCAGCTCAGAAGTCAGACATATAAAAACATCAAAGCGTTACACCTCCCACCAGGATTGCACGTAGgcaacatttctttttcctttgacTAAACTCCACCGTCATTGAAACGGCAGCAAAATTTGCCGTAGAAAAGAATCGGCGTCCACAGACGTTACTGTCCTTCCAGTGGTTTGTCCATTCGTAGAGGCGACACAAATGGCTCAGCGTGGTTCTTGCTACAGACTTtctcagcaacaacaaaaaagaaagtcaCCAAAACATTCCTTTATGTGTAACCACACTCTTTTGGGTCCTTGTTAACTTTGGTAAACTGAGGTATTTCCCCGCCCTACCTCATTTCCACACTTGTTTCTGTGAGCCTGGATTTGCCACCCGATTTATCGTCCTCTGTTTCCTGAACCTTCCTGGCTACCTTTGGGCTGGAATTAGCCTTCCTGCTCATCTGAGGGCTTTGTCCTTTACGCTGCATTTGCGGACTGCTTGAACCCAGCTTCCGGTTGAGCAGCGGGCTCCTGGAGCCCTTCGCCTTGGGCGGCTGCAGACTCTCCAGAGTCTTGAGCGGTATGAGCCCAAGAAGTCCGCAGTAGTAGTTGCACTGATGATGCGTTAGGAACTGCTCGAATACTTCAGGCGAGCCGCTCTCCGTTAGGCCCTGGTAACTAAAGGGAAAAAACACGTTTATTCTATTTAAcgatttaaagaaataaacattaaaatgcaCATAGAACTTATATATACAAACCCCTTTGACTTGGTCACAACTCTTATATTTGTAAGCTTGGTTTCAACACCTGCAAGACAGAAAGCAGGGTTCACGTCACCAGTCAGTCAGGCCTCTGCGTGATCATGTCAGCGTAGGACCGAGTCCCACCTTCCATCTGTGTGACCAGTAGATTGCCGTGTGTCCACTGGTGGATCCAGTGCTGGAAAGTGCTGCATTTCTGCTCCACCTCAGAGGCGGTTTGTGTAATTAGCTTGCCTTTGGGATCCATCGTGCAGTGTTTGAGGCACTGACCTTTGAGGTCAGCCTCCACAGTGGCATACGGAACAGAGTTTGCAGGCCGATAGATTAGATACTGAGGAATCACTCTGCAGgtataaaaagataaaacaccCAAAAGTTGTCTCAATGAGAGGTATTTTCAGACATCTTCAAGCTAATCAAGTGTAAGAATGTTTCACTTACTCTAACAAAAAGCCAAAGTTCTCACTAACTCTGGCTTCCGCGGCAAAGATTTTACAGTATTCCCGAATCGTGTTTTGAACTTTGCATTCCTGGCAACATGAATCACAGATAAACGCTGAATATCATTTCCTGCAGCCACAATCACTGGAAATTTCACGAGAGGCGTTCAAGCCCGAGGGCCAATAAACACTGACTTGCTTGGTTATGGCTCCATTCCTCTCTGCGAGGCTGCACTCCGGTTTGGTCCCATAGGCGACTGGGTTTCCAACTTTGACAATGCAGGTACTTCCGGACTCAAAGATGGGGTCGAGACCGTAGATGACTCTCACTCTGCTGGCTTTGTGGGCGCAGCCGCTGCCGACGTGCAACGTCTCGGTCATGATGCGGCCGAAGTATTTTTCGCCCCAGCTGCCCCAGTCGGCAAGGCCTTTGGTAAACAGCAGCGGGGTCATCTCGATCTCCTCTCCCACTGAATGAAAACAAGACATTTGCCTGGTACGCTAATTGGCAACAGAGAATGTGGATGTTGTCACACAGGGTGAGGTGAGAAAGTTACCTTCCAATTCATCCTTTAGCAATATTTGAGACAGAACTGTAGGACAGAGAACAGCCAAGTTGGTGTCATAAAATGTCCTGTTCATATTTAAAGCCAGGTGTTATGTCTTACCATCCACGCTGAGCAGGAAATCAGTGGTGTCAGCACCATATTCATTACTGATTGAACAGCCATAAACACCACAGTCTTGGCTGGCTGCTAGAATGATTGCCAGGGCTGCTTGACTTTCATCTCCCCCacttgttcacacacacacacacacacacgcacgcacgcacgcacacggtCACAAAGCGAGCAGGTAAATTCAACAACAAGCCACAGGGTGTCGCTGCAACATAGAAACAGAAGCTGGTCCTGACGGGAGCAGCCCGCTGAGGCACATTTATAGACTTTTAATACACCCTGGAGAAGGGAAAATATGGAATCAGTTTACAGCTCCTGTGTCCAGCCAGAGATTTCGCTGGCAGTGACACAGTCACATGTGCATGCTTCCGTCACAGCGGGGACATGGGAACGACAGCAGTCCAGCAAAAGAGAGATGTTGACCGTGAAACTGCGTAAGATGGTTGTGTTGTGGGTACTTTAGGGGATTTACCTTCTTCTCATCTCGAGTATTTCCTCTTCGTCTCTGAACCATTTGATGGTTGAGTCAAGGAGGACATTGAAAAACTGGCACCACAGCTTCAGGTGTCCCGAAGCATCTGGGAAAggctctgctctgatcttccgGATGACCTGCGGAgctgtttgcacacacacacacacacacacacacacacggtatgGTATTGACACCGCAACACCTAAAATCCAAGACCAATTTCACCCTACTCATCCAAATCGTCCTGAACGACCGATTCTTCACCTTTCAGAGGGTCCAGCTTCTTTTGagtctgtttctcctccttcttggTGCCGTCTGGCTCATCCGTAGAAGGTTCGTCCATGAACTTTGGCACCGCCAGCATGTCCATCCTGCGACCTACCAGCGGAGACCGCCTCTCCATTGGTGGGGTACTTTGTCCCGTGGGACACTGTAATAGTGCTGCTCTGCGGGCCTGGCTCGGTGACATATAGGGGCTGTCTTTCCTGTCCTGTGTGCCTTCTCCGTCCTCTTTAGGCCTCGGCATGAAGATTTTACGGCGAGCTCCCGAGGCCAGCTCCTCGGGGGTGGCAGAACGTATGAGCGTCAGGCTGTCTCGCCGCTTCATCCGGGGGCTGCTCTCGCAGGAGAGGGGTAATGTCGGCGTAGAGCCTCCGCTCAAATCATCCTCCGGTTTGTCGCTCTGGTGGCCGCCAGAAATCTCGATGTCCAATTCTTGAACAGCTTTGGACATGAATTTGCGGAGACTGGACGGACTCAGAGACGGATGTGTCGGGGGTTTGGAGGCCAGTCGATCGACAGACGGGTGGTTCCTTTGGTAGTCTAGAACTGACACGAAATTCTCAATCTTGGCTTCTTTATGAGTTTTCTTCTCAGTGTTCTCAGGTAACACACCGTCATCTGCTGTTTTATTCAAAGATGACCCATCGCTACCAACATTTGGTGTGAAACCATCGCCCATCGCAGAGAGCGTGCTCTCTTTACTTCTCTTTTCTGTCGCTTCCTCATGGCTCTGCTTTCTAATTTGGGGTTTGTCACTCTTCTCGGTGGCGGCGTTGTCAACATTCTGCTTTGTTACCCTCATTGCGGTCACTGTAGATTCAgtttctgctgagtcatttTGAGTGGACGGCTTCAGGGCGCACTCGCCATCATGAGACGTGACCGAGATCGGCGGCACCACAAACGCAGGCGCTGCTGGAGTTTCGATAATCTTCCGCCCATCTGAGCTGTGGCCGTCTAGAGAGAGTGCTTCATCCTGCTTGGGATCAATGCAGGAAACATTTATAACAGGGACAGTGGCCATCTGAGGGAGCCGTACGCTGCTGTTGTCTTGAGACAAATATTCCCCCGACGACTCCATTTTGTCACCTGATTGAGCAACATTCTCTCCTGCCGGTGGTTTACAGTCATCCTGCAAACGTCTTTGCCACAATAGAGAATTggtcttttcctgctgctggggcATTGCTGCTGACGCTGGGGTTGCATCACGCTGTTGCAAACCAGCAGACTCAGACTCTCGTTTCTTCATCGCCAACAGAGCGCCTTCTTTCAGCATAGGTTCCATTACCTCGATTTGGGGGGTTATAAAACCTTCACTTGGGTTTCTGTTTATCACTTTAAATGGCTTATTATCAATTACTGTAGAAGATTTATTATCAATCACCGTAGCTGGTTTAATGTCTATGAATGTAGctggtttattatcaatcactttagctggtttattatcaatcactgtggctggtttattatcaatcactgtagttggtttattatcaatcactgtggctggtttattatcaatcactgtggctggtttattatcaatcactgtagttggtttattatcaatcaccgtagctggtttattatcaatcacTGTAGTTGGTTTATTATTAACCACTTTAGCTGGTTCATTATCAATCACTGTGGCTGGTTTTTTATCAATCACTGTGGctggtttattatcaatcactgtggctggtttattatcaatcacTGTAGTTGGTTTATTATTAACCACTTTAGCTGGTTTATTGTCTATGAATGTAGctggtttattatcaatcactgtagctggtttattatcaatcacTGTGGCTGGTTTATTATTAATCATTTTAGCTGGTTTATTATTAATCACTGTAGctggtttattatcaatcactgtagctggtttattatcaatcacTGTGGCTGGTTTATTATTAATCACTGTAGctggtttattatcaatcactgtagctggtttattatcaatcacTGTGGCTGGTTTATTATTAATCATTTTAGCTGGTTTATTATTAATCACTGTAGctggtttattatcaatcacTGTGGCTGGTTTATTATTAATCACTGTAGctggtttattatcaatcactgtagctggtttattatcaatcacTGTGGCTGGTTTATTATTAATCATTTTAGCTGGTTTATTATTAATCACTGTAGctggtttattatcaatcagtgtagctggtttattatcaatcactgtagctggtttattatcaatcactgtagctggtttattatcaatcacTGTGGCTGGTTTATTATTAATCACTGTAGctggtttattatc
The nucleotide sequence above comes from Takifugu rubripes chromosome 9, fTakRub1.2, whole genome shotgun sequence. Encoded proteins:
- the alpk3a gene encoding alpha-protein kinase 3 isoform X3, with the protein product MTSRRPMIRTYSSNGRTSSFSEEEGSSSNGRSESRNTYLSNVRPENSYSRYSHYRPSRSTLCSVMAQLTEDIQPSFERTLKSKAVSENCNVKFTCVVSGYPAPELKWYKDDREMDRYCGLPKYEIHRNGKTHTLHIYNCTLDDAAIYQVSASNSKGIVSCSGVLEVGDMNEYKIHQRFFSKLKQKAENKKKNETEAQSKKTVDKENIQKAKQQISPERPPRKRHVPPPAPSPAIKEAAAVEQQGAAGEINGVSPEVMEAAQMPFKDKETDKDEALSEKALATKKMKISNGVDAEVDSSNVSAKSQELRNGGENCYDGGIGLAQFLAETLQSQTSEENQSSAEGDSSTEMALNASNSEDKEKEDVKTEREEGGERQREECERQKGREEELATEKGKEMEKLMMASQIDLHAKHSPESKQHCKAHKDLEHHNIQASISSMLHSVKDFLFGKSKKDSPDPSTNKICHSVASHAEMPPSFQLQQESNQASRPISGDRLPMEIDRTKEPQEVLQAQNVSLRRQGSRHEGSVLCADQPPANKLKFETMESSIGQSVKMPNDAAESMEISAVPESCSPGEEMPLTGQVLTEADAISVIGAPDCMEISSEFNNQAASDESEDKYVLSETQKSSEDKSTPTSVEAYWTLPQSVISVSEHKSNNTEVHGDILQEKESGADEKRRGPKPEVAHSDNSSSGGQKAEVKFNDVPQSDINRHEIIQLSFSAEERIESCEFEAQNQVRLCSGTANVETKLSPKINELTRGSPVAAASDSLEKDELSKRQESTVPGHEERPEVRSEDSILSPILDLGRHKDRSKLADVFAPELEVKLSRKQERPEVELVEGEGCTSGDEEYFKVAQQESREVQRFWPAGKIPKIQISSTEDLPDIDIIHMQAAKVIDHKPANVADNKPAKVIDHKPATVIDHKPANVADNKPAKVIDHKPATVIDHKPANVVDNKPANVADNKPAKMINNKPATVIDNKPATVIDNKPATLIDNKPATVINNKPATVIDNKPATVIDNKPATVIDNKPATLIDNKPATVINNKPAKMINNKPATVIDNKPATVIDNKPATVINNKPATVIDNKPATVINNKPAKMINNKPATVIDNKPATVIDNKPATVINNKPATVIDNKPATVIDNKPATVINNKPAKMINNKPATVIDNKPATVIDNKPATFIDNKPAKVVNNKPTTVIDNKPATVIDNKPATVIDKKPATVIDNEPAKVVNNKPTTVIDNKPATVIDNKPTTVIDNKPATVIDNKPATVIDNKPTTVIDNKPATVIDNKPAKVIDNKPATFIDIKPATVIDNKSSTVIDNKPFKVINRNPSEGFITPQIEVMEPMLKEGALLAMKKRESESAGLQQRDATPASAAMPQQQEKTNSLLWQRRLQDDCKPPAGENVAQSGDKMESSGEYLSQDNSSVRLPQMATVPVINVSCIDPKQDEALSLDGHSSDGRKIIETPAAPAFVVPPISVTSHDGECALKPSTQNDSAETESTVTAMRVTKQNVDNAATEKSDKPQIRKQSHEEATEKRSKESTLSAMGDGFTPNVGSDGSSLNKTADDGVLPENTEKKTHKEAKIENFVSVLDYQRNHPSVDRLASKPPTHPSLSPSSLRKFMSKAVQELDIEISGGHQSDKPEDDLSGGSTPTLPLSCESSPRMKRRDSLTLIRSATPEELASGARRKIFMPRPKEDGEGTQDRKDSPYMSPSQARRAALLQCPTGQSTPPMERRSPLVGRRMDMLAVPKFMDEPSTDEPDGTKKEEKQTQKKLDPLKAPQVIRKIRAEPFPDASGHLKLWCQFFNVLLDSTIKWFRDEEEILEMRRSGGDESQAALAIILAASQDCGVYGCSISNEYGADTTDFLLSVDVLSQILLKDELEVGEEIEMTPLLFTKGLADWGSWGEKYFGRIMTETLHVGSGCAHKASRVRVIYGLDPIFESGSTCIVKVGNPVAYGTKPECSLAERNGAITKQECKVQNTIREYCKIFAAEARVSENFGFLLEVIPQYLIYRPANSVPYATVEADLKGQCLKHCTMDPKGKLITQTASEVEQKCSTFQHWIHQWTHGNLLVTQMEGVETKLTNIRVVTKSKGYQGLTESGSPEVFEQFLTHHQCNYYCGLLGLIPLKTLESLQPPKAKGSRSPLLNRKLGSSSPQMQRKGQSPQMSRKANSSPKVARKVQETEDDKSGGKSRLTETSVEMR